One window from the genome of Hippoglossus hippoglossus isolate fHipHip1 chromosome 10, fHipHip1.pri, whole genome shotgun sequence encodes:
- the cxcl14 gene encoding C-X-C motif chemokine 14 yields the protein MQRCTAVLLVLVVSLYFLSSEAYKCRCTRKGPKIRYKDVQKLEIKPKHPYCQEKMIFVTMENVYRFKGQEYCLHPKLQSTKNLVKWFRIWKDKHRVYEA from the exons ATGCAGCGGTGCACAGCGGTGCTACTTGTGTTAGTGGTGTCCTTGTACTTCCTGAGCTCAGAAG CCTACAAGTGCAGGTGCACCAGAAAAGGACCAAAGATCCGATATAAGGATGTACAGAAGCTGGAGATCAAACCCAAACACCCGTACTGCCAAGAGAAGATGATATT tgtgACGATGGAGAACGTGTATCGGTTCAAGGGGCAGGAGTATTGTCTTCATCCCAAACTTCAGAGCACCAAGAATCTGGTCAAATGGTTCCGCATCTGGAAGGACAAGCACAG GGTGTACGAGGCTTAA